The Limisphaera ngatamarikiensis nucleotide sequence TTTCCCTGCGGCTGATTCTGCCCGTTGCCGTTGCCTTGGTGCGGCCGGGGGGTAGAATCGTGGCGTTGGTCAAACCGCAGTTTGAGGCGGGCCGGCGGGAGGCGGCGCGGGGCCGGGGCGTGATTCGCGATCCGGCCATTCACGCCCGGGTGCTGGAGGAACTGCGGGTGTTTGTGACGGAACAGCTGGGCCTGGTCTGGCATGGGGTGGTGGAATCGCCCCTGCGGGGCCCGGCCGGCAACGTGGAGTTTCTGGTGCACCTTGAAAAACCGCGGTGAACGCATTCGGCGGGTCGGGCTGGTGGGGAATGTGGAGAAACCGGCCTGTGCCCGGGTGGTGAGGGCGGCGGCGCGCCTGATCCGGGAAGCGGGTCGGCAAGTGGCCATGGACGCCGCCACGCAGCGGTTGACGCGTCAGGAGGCCGAGGTTCATCCCGATGCGGCGGCGCTGGCGGGGAAGGTGGACCTGCTGCTGGTGTGTGGCGGGGACGGCACCATGCTGCGTGTGGCGCGCGAGATTGCCGGCCTGTCCACGCCGATCCTGGGGATCAACATCGGGGGGCTGGGGTTCCTGACGGCGGTGTCGTCCCGTCAACTGCCGGAGGCGCTGGATCGGATCTGGTCGGGCCGGTTCACCTTCGAGCGACGCACGTTGTTGGAGGCCACGGCCGAGCACGGCGGGCGGCGGTATCGGTGTCGGGCCCTGAACGACGTGGTGATCAGTCACGGCAGTGAATCGCGGTTGATTGATTTGGACGTGACGGTGGACGGGGATCCGGTGACCTGTTACCGGGGGGACGGTCTGGTGATCAGTTCCCCCACGGGTTCGACGGCCTATTCGCTGGCGGCCGGTGGTGCGATTGTGTTGCCGACGGCGCAGGTGATTGCCCTGACGCCGATTTGCCCGCATACGCTGAGCAACCGGGCGCTGATTTTGAACCACGGCGCCCGGATTGAGGTGAAGGTGTTGACGCAGCGGCCCACCGCGGTGTTGAGCGCCGATGGGGAACTGATCACCGAACTGGTGGCGGGGGATCGGGTAATGATCCGGCGCAGCCGACACACGGTGCGGCTGATGCATCTGACCGGCAGTTCGTTTTTCGAGGCGTTGCGATCGAAGCTGCACTGGCGCGGGACGACCCTTTGACCATGGTGCGGTTGAAAGACATTGCAGAGCGGGCGGGCGTCTCGGTGATGACGGTCTCCAAGGCCTTGCGGGATCTGCCGGACGTGGCCGAGGGCACGCGGCAGCGGATCCAGGCCCTGGCGCGGGAAATGGGTTATGTGCCGGATTCGGTGGCGCGGGGCTTGCGCACCCGGGCCACGCGTTTGTTTGGAGTGGTGTTGCCGGCGGTGACCCATCCCGTGTACGCCCGGGTGTTGTTGGCGTTGGAGGAGCGGACCTACGAGGTGGGTTACGACCTTCTGTACGCGCACACGCTGAACCTTCCGGAGCGCGAGGAACGGGCCATTGAACGGATGTTGTCGCGGCGCGTGGAGGGTTTGTTTCTGAGTCCGGCGCCGCGCCTGCAGGGCGAGGTGCGTGTGTACGAAGAGCTGGCCCGGTCGGGCACGCCGGTGGTGGTGTTGGGGGAACCCACGCCTGCGTGCGAGCGGTTTCCCAGCGTGGCCGGAGACGACCATGCGGGCGCTTACGAGGGGACCCGGCACTTGTTGGAGCTGGGGCACCGGCGGATCGCTTTTCTGTCGGGGCCGGTGGCTGCCCCCTGGGCGCGGCGCCGGTGGGAGGGGTATCGGCGGGCCCTGTTGGAGGCCGGGGTGGAACCGAGGGACCGGTGGGTTTTTGCCGGTGGCACCACCATTGAGGACGGCGTCCAGGCCGGGGCACAGTTGTTGGCAGAGGCGCCCGAAGTGACGGCCGTGTTTGCCTCCAACGACCTGACGGCGATCGGGTGCGGGGAGTATTTGTTGAATCACGGGGTTCGAATTCCGGAGGATCTTTCACTGCTGGGCTTTGGGAACACCCTAGCGGCGGAGCATTTTCGGGTGCCTCTGACCACCCTGCGGGAGCCGAAACGGCGGTTGGGGTACGCGGCCATGAACGTCATGTCGCAGTTGCTCCGGAGACAACCGGCTGAATCGGTGCGTTTGCCGGTGACCCTGGCGATTCGGGCCAGCACGGCCCCGCCACGGAGCGGACCGTTGTCGGTGCGTTGACCGGGTCCGGGCCCCCGACTGGCATGGGCCGTGCTCATCGTGGTGTTGTGAAGAAGGTTTGGTTGGCCATGCTGTTGGGAGCCGCCGTGGCGGGGGTGGGCTGGCAGTCACTGCGCTGGTCTGCTCAACGGCTGGACGCCCAACGGGCGAAGTTTGTTGAAGACGCGGGACAGCTGCTGCTGGCGTTGCAGCAGTACAAGGAGTTCACCGGCCATTATCCCGAGGGCCAGAATCTGGACATCGCGCGTGCGCTGTTGGGACAGGGGCCGGAAAAGGTGGTAATCCTGACGGTTCGGAAGAGTGACCGAAACGCCAAGGGCGAACTGGTGGATCCGTGGGGGACGCCCCTGGCGTTTTATTTCTCGGGCAACTCGGTGCTGATCCGTTCGGCCGGCCCCAACAAGGTTTGGGAAGACGCCGGTTCGCCCGGTTGCGACGATCTGTTCCGCTCCAATTGAGCCGGGGCCGGCCCGGCGTCTTTCCGGCGACGCCAAGCCGCGATGAACATGCCGTTGCCGTCGGTGTCCTGGGGCCACAGCAGCAGGGTGGGTGTGCTCCAGTCGGGCAACCCGGGCAGGGGCCAACGCAGCGGCAGCGGTTCGAATTCCGGGTGCGCGCCCTGGAATGCGTTGACCACCTCGATCGTTTCCGGCCGGGTGAGGGTGCAAACTGCATAGATCAGCCGGCCCCCGGGTTTGACCGCCGGGGCGACGTGTTCCAGGAGGCGGCGTTGCAGGGCTGCCAGTTCGTGGACGTCCTGCAATTGTGTGGTCCAGCGGGCGTGGGGATTGCGTCCCCAGGTGCCGACGCCGGAGCAGGGGGCGTCCACGAGCACGCCGTCGAAGAGGACCGACATGGGCCGTTCGGGGCCGCCGTCCCAGTGGGCGGCCTGGTAGTTCTGGACCTGCGCCCGGGCCGCGCGGCGACGGAGCCGTTCGAGTCGCCATTGCGCGGTGTCGGTGGCCCAGACCTGGCCGCGTCCCTGCATGAGGTCGGCCAGATGCAGGGTTTTGCCTCCTTCACCGGCGCATGCGTCCCACCAGAGTTCGCCGGGTCGCGGTGCGCAGAGATGGCCGACCAGTTGGGAGGTGATGTCCTGGATTTCGAAACGGCCCTGGGCAAACTCGTGGGTCCGGAACAGGTCGCGGCGTCCTTCGTAAACGTAGGCATCCGGCAGCCAGGTTTTCCGCAGGTGGCCGAGCGATTCGACAAGTTCGCGGCCCTGGCCGGGCCGGACGCGGATGAAGAGTTTAGGTTCGCGTTGGAGGCTGCGGAGCCAGGCGTCCGAAACGTCCATGACCTCGTGGACCCAGGA carries:
- a CDS encoding NAD(+)/NADH kinase produces the protein MKNRGERIRRVGLVGNVEKPACARVVRAAARLIREAGRQVAMDAATQRLTRQEAEVHPDAAALAGKVDLLLVCGGDGTMLRVAREIAGLSTPILGINIGGLGFLTAVSSRQLPEALDRIWSGRFTFERRTLLEATAEHGGRRYRCRALNDVVISHGSESRLIDLDVTVDGDPVTCYRGDGLVISSPTGSTAYSLAAGGAIVLPTAQVIALTPICPHTLSNRALILNHGARIEVKVLTQRPTAVLSADGELITELVAGDRVMIRRSRHTVRLMHLTGSSFFEALRSKLHWRGTTL
- a CDS encoding RsmB/NOP family class I SAM-dependent RNA methyltransferase, with translation MHRSPRPFTGIEPEELLLSLAVEVIENADREHPADRVLREVLHREAQLSQPGAARVSRWVFQYYRWRGWLKNERGLLRKIRKAEELAERFEKNPFSLRAEALRAKAVPSWVHEVMDVSDAWLRSLQREPKLFIRVRPGQGRELVESLGHLRKTWLPDAYVYEGRRDLFRTHEFAQGRFEIQDITSQLVGHLCAPRPGELWWDACAGEGGKTLHLADLMQGRGQVWATDTAQWRLERLRRRAARAQVQNYQAAHWDGGPERPMSVLFDGVLVDAPCSGVGTWGRNPHARWTTQLQDVHELAALQRRLLEHVAPAVKPGGRLIYAVCTLTRPETIEVVNAFQGAHPEFEPLPLRWPLPGLPDWSTPTLLLWPQDTDGNGMFIAAWRRRKDAGPAPAQLERNRSSQPGEPASSQTLLGPAERISTELPEK
- a CDS encoding LacI family DNA-binding transcriptional regulator, translated to MVRLKDIAERAGVSVMTVSKALRDLPDVAEGTRQRIQALAREMGYVPDSVARGLRTRATRLFGVVLPAVTHPVYARVLLALEERTYEVGYDLLYAHTLNLPEREERAIERMLSRRVEGLFLSPAPRLQGEVRVYEELARSGTPVVVLGEPTPACERFPSVAGDDHAGAYEGTRHLLELGHRRIAFLSGPVAAPWARRRWEGYRRALLEAGVEPRDRWVFAGGTTIEDGVQAGAQLLAEAPEVTAVFASNDLTAIGCGEYLLNHGVRIPEDLSLLGFGNTLAAEHFRVPLTTLREPKRRLGYAAMNVMSQLLRRQPAESVRLPVTLAIRASTAPPRSGPLSVR